One Plasmodium vinckei vinckei genome assembly, chromosome: PVVCY_09 genomic region harbors:
- a CDS encoding DnaJ protein, putative codes for MKIYFPLISLLFFILTSNVNCLFKNVVSRFYCNEDNCYSILGVSEKASIEDIRSSYFRQLKSLNDNYNIKKKKKIVQAYNVLINKRSRKYYDYYLKNPDSIINIVNLNLLFLFKLFKVILTIVIIALFGILIQYINTKYEERNMFRKFSKHKDFRKKVQERIMSKYPQYRTYESKEKQRIEKNIEIEIAQELYNQHNQSQGKTNTFNLFKVIIIIKEIICFIIWIIKWIIKYYILNSEYDESDKIYITRRCLNIPSDKWDALDDDTKKSLLKKELWIKEKKQEFFAEIQEKERLEKISSAKYKKEKRLKKKGFSFNYND; via the exons atgaaaatatattttccgtTGATATCTTTgctttttttcattttgacAAGCAATGTAAATtgcttatttaaaaatgttgtaAGCCGCTTTTACTGTAATGAGGACAATTGCTACTCCATATTAG GTGTAAGCGAAAAGGCTTCGATCGAAGACATAAGGTCATCCTATTTTCGACAGCTAAAAAGTTTAAACGATaactataatataaaaaagaaaaagaagataGTACAAGCATATaatgttttaataaataaaagaagtagaaaatattatgattattatttaaaaaatcctgatagtataataaatatagttaatttaaatttactttttttatttaaactatttaaagtaatattaacaatagtaataatagcTTTATTTGGAATTTTAattcaatatataaatactaaATATGAGGAGAGAAATATGTTTCgtaaattttcaaaacatAAAGACTTTCGAAAAAAAGTGCAAGAAAGAATAATGTCAAAATATCCACAATATAGAACATATGAAAGTAAAGAAAAACAGagaattgaaaaaaatatagaaattgAAATAGCAcaagaattatataatcaaCATAATCAAAGTCAAGGAAAAACTAAtacttttaatttgttcaaagttattattattattaaagaaattatatgttttataatatgGATTATTAAATggataattaaatattatatattaaatagtgAATATGATGAGTctgataaaatttatattacaaGAAGATGTTTAAATATACCATCGGATAAATGGGATGCTCTTGATGATGATACTAAAaaatcattattaaaaaaagaattatggattaaggaaaaaaaacaagaaTTTTTTGCTGAAATTcaagaaaaagaaagactagaaaaaatatcaagtgcaaaatataaaaaagaaaaaagattgaaaaaaaaaggttttagttttaattataatgattaa
- a CDS encoding DNA-directed RNA polymerases I and III subunit RPAC1, putative → MSDIKYKDQFVKMGQEGPRNATTTNFYGSYFLSDSENFFDINKFEENLEMKIIKNEENLLILEIKNLNVSIANALRRIMISEVPTIAIEKVNIFQNTGVIADEILCHRLGLIPFKFNADLINFKDTYEKYNNLNCFCFKLHVKCNSINNNKSENYQCIYSKDLKWCPLNEEQKIKFENNPPKVVDDNILITKLGSGQEIELICFLEKGIGKTHAKWSPVCTAVYKMFPSFNFDVHEKFNNNEKKDLVNICPKKVFDIEESGNLVAKNPLDCSSCRACIEKYPKKISFQKTKNHFIFTVESTGCFSSADIFKKALNILKEKVINVKEMLEEHTPT, encoded by the coding sequence ATGAGtgacataaaatataaagaccAGTTTGTTAAAATGGGTCAGGAGGGACCCAGAAATGCTACCACTACAAATTTCTATGGTAGTTACTTTCTTTCAGATAGTGAAAACttttttgatattaatAAGTTTGAAGAAAATCtagaaatgaaaataataaagaatgaagaaaacttattaatattagaaataaaaaatttaaatgtatCAATTGCTAATGCATTAAGAAGAATTATGATTTCAGAAGTACCTACAATTGCTATagaaaaagtaaatatatttcaaaatacTGGAGTAATAGCTGATGAAATTTTATGTCATAGATTAGGGTTAATaccatttaaatttaatgcAGATTTAATCAATTTTAAAGAtacatatgaaaaatataataatttaaattgtttttgtttCAAACTTCATGTAAAATGTAattctataaataataataaaagtgaaaattatcaatgtatatattctaAAGATTTAAAATGGTGCCCATTAAATgaagaacaaaaaataaaatttgaaaataatccACCAAAAGTAGttgatgataatatattaataacaaaattagGAAGTGGTCAAGAAATTgaattaatttgttttttagaAAAAGGAATTGGAAAGACACATGCAAAATGGTCACCAGTTTGTACTGctgtatataaaatgtttcCTAGCTTTAATTTTGATGTAcatgaaaaatttaataataatgaaaaaaaagatctAGTTAATATATGCCCTAAAAAAGTATTTGATATTGAAGAAAGTGGAAACTTAGTTGCAAAAAATCCTTTAGACTGTTCTTCATGTAGAGCAtgtattgaaaaatatcctaaaaaaatttcatttcaaaaaacaaaaaatcattttatttttactgtTGAATCAACTGGTTGTTTTTCATCAGcagatatttttaaaaaagcattaaatattttgaaagaAAAAGTTATTAATGTTAAAGAAATGTTAGAAGAGCATACACCCACTTGA
- a CDS encoding translation initiation factor eIF-1A, putative gives MPKNKGKGGKNRRRGKNDNEGEKRELLYKEDDQEYAQVLRMLGNGRLEAHCFDGVKRLCHIRGKMRKRVWINSGDIILVSLRDYQDSKADVIAKYTPDEARSLKAHGELPETAKINETDIFDDDGQHGVEFLDDESDDEGQGEMNNDRKLDVEDI, from the exons atgccaaaaaataaag GTAAGGGAGGTAAAAACAGGAGAAGAGGAAAAAATGACAATGAAGGAGAAAAAAGAGAATTACTATATAAGGAAGACGATCAag aaTATGCCCAAGTATTAAGAATGTTGGGAAATGGACGATTGGAAGCTCATTGTTTTGATGGAGTTAAACGATTATGCCACATTAG gGGTAAAATGAGAAAAAGAGTTTGGATTAATTCTGGtgatataattttagtTTCGTTACGAGATTATCAAGATAGTAAAGCAGACGTTATAGCAAA GTATACACCTGACGAAGCAAGAAGCTTAAAGGCACATGGTGAATTACCCGAAACAGCCAAAATCAATGAAACTGATATATTTGATGATGATGGACAACATGGTGTAGAATTTTTGGATGACGAATCGGATGATGAGGGTCAAGGAGAAATGAA